ACCCGCGGGTGAAGACGGGCGTGCGCGGGGTGTTGACGCTGGTGCACCGTGGGCTGAAGAGGAGCGGACACACGTGACGGAGCCGGTGACGACGCCACCCCCCGAGGGAGCCCCTCCGCCGCCCGCGCGGCGCAGCGGGGAGTTCGCGTCCAAGGCGCTGCTGGTCCTCACCGCGGGGTTCGGCATCGCCGGGCTGGTGTACCTGGGCGTGATGGAGGCCCAGCGCTCGCGGCTGGTGCCGGATGGGGCCTCGGCGCCCTCGTTCCAGATGGAGCGCTACGGCGGCGGCAAGCTGGCGCTGAGTGACCTGCGGGGCAAGGTGGTGATGCTGGACTTCTGGGCCACGTGGTGTCCGCCGTGCCAGGAGGAGATGCCCTCGCTGGTGCGGCTGGCCAAGGAGTACGAGAGCCAGGGGCTGGTGTTCGTCGCGGCCAGCAGGGATGACGACGACGTGAAGGAAGAGCTGGTGGATCAGTTCGTCAAGCGCAACCTGCCGGACCTGGCGCCCTACGTGGTGTACGCCAACGACGAGATGGCGCGGGCCTTCCAGGTGGAGGCGCTGCCCACGCTCTACTTCCTGGACCGCGACGGCAAGGTGACGGACGCGGTGCGCGGGATGATGTCCGAGGCCTCCATCCGCCGGCGCATCGAGAACGCGCTGAAGCAGTGACGCGATGAGTGGCGCGCGCGAAGGCCTGGTGGGCATCTGGGGGCGTGACTTCCTGAGCCTGGAGCCGTACCTGGATCTGGCGAAGC
This genomic stretch from Hyalangium gracile harbors:
- a CDS encoding TlpA family protein disulfide reductase; translated protein: MTEPVTTPPPEGAPPPPARRSGEFASKALLVLTAGFGIAGLVYLGVMEAQRSRLVPDGASAPSFQMERYGGGKLALSDLRGKVVMLDFWATWCPPCQEEMPSLVRLAKEYESQGLVFVAASRDDDDVKEELVDQFVKRNLPDLAPYVVYANDEMARAFQVEALPTLYFLDRDGKVTDAVRGMMSEASIRRRIENALKQ